ACGTCGACCGTGCGGTCGATGACGTACGTTCCCTCGCCCCAGACTTTTTTCAAGATCGATTCGCGGGTGAGGACCCGGCCGGGCGCCGAAAGGAGCGCCTGGAGAATGCGGAATTCCTTCGAGGTCAGGGAGACGGCTTTTCCCTTGAAGCGGACCTCGTGGCGGGAGACGTCCATCCGCAATCCGTCGTATTCGAAGACCTTCTCTTCCATTTCTTCCGGCGCCTTCTGGCTGCGGCGGAAGATGGCCTTGATCCGGGCCACGACCTCGCGCGGGCTGAACGGCTTTGGGATATAGTCGTCGGCGCCCAGCTCCAAGCCCACGATCCGGTCCGTCTCGTCCCCCTTTGCGGTGAGCATTGCCACCGGGGTACGCGCGATTTCCCGGTCGGCGCGGATTTTCC
The sequence above is a segment of the Deltaproteobacteria bacterium RBG_16_64_85 genome. Coding sequences within it:
- a CDS encoding DNA-binding response regulator, giving the protein MGRSILIVEDEKEIRDLLVHYLRKEGFQPLVAQDGEEGLSKARAEKPDLILLDILLPKMDGLELLRKIRADREIARTPVAMLTAKGDETDRIVGLELGADDYIPKPFSPREVVARIKAIFRRSQKAPEEMEEKVFEYDGLRMDVSRHEVRFKGKAVSLTSKEFRILQALLSAPGRVLTRESILKKVWGEGTYVIDRTVDV